Proteins from a genomic interval of Aquabacterium sp. J223:
- a CDS encoding type II restriction endonuclease yields the protein MPAALEVLIDHWKSDPHATYRSWFLWPERLKNFRSIRRGLNQVVEEIDRGTFGNAYRGSALETVVESVAEQRQIFRGADHAFLWKPKLRIPDIYENADNQRAFARLLHACDCCDTADAVIDAIRRLDSHAIKGLGPAVANLLYFIHPTLVLPFNTAIVRGYNAITGSNVKLGRWEHYLSMREGALQLNARHREQLSNDLRAVAGLLFDVGSGRFEAPPRADDAAAQAAWLADLARVREESAVQARRAAEARDSDTTHTEIQGWLRDLGHALGFDVWIAANDRSRVYDGAALAHGCLERLPAALDGAAGGVRLIDVVWFERDDGHAAAAFEVEHSTSIHSGIVRMLDLALGSPIGERTALFLVAPDERRDEVAQQLRRPAFSRVASLGIRYLPYGELSKHRESMARFGSGLKPVLDVSERL from the coding sequence ATGCCTGCCGCGCTCGAGGTCCTCATCGACCATTGGAAATCCGACCCCCACGCAACCTACCGCAGCTGGTTTCTGTGGCCCGAGCGGCTGAAAAACTTCCGCTCGATCAGGCGAGGGCTGAACCAGGTGGTCGAGGAGATCGACCGCGGCACCTTCGGCAACGCCTATCGCGGCTCGGCGCTGGAGACGGTGGTCGAGTCGGTGGCCGAGCAGCGCCAGATCTTCAGGGGCGCCGACCACGCCTTCCTCTGGAAGCCTAAGCTGCGCATTCCGGACATCTACGAGAACGCGGACAACCAGCGCGCCTTCGCGCGGCTGCTTCACGCCTGTGATTGCTGCGACACCGCCGATGCCGTGATCGACGCCATCCGTCGCCTTGACTCGCACGCGATCAAGGGCCTGGGGCCTGCGGTGGCCAACCTGCTGTACTTCATCCACCCGACCTTGGTGCTGCCGTTCAACACCGCCATCGTGAGGGGCTACAACGCAATCACCGGTAGCAACGTCAAGCTTGGGCGCTGGGAGCACTACCTGTCCATGCGCGAAGGTGCCCTGCAGCTCAACGCCAGGCACCGCGAGCAGCTGTCCAACGACTTGCGTGCGGTCGCCGGGCTGCTGTTTGATGTGGGCAGCGGCCGCTTCGAGGCGCCGCCGCGCGCCGACGATGCTGCGGCGCAGGCGGCCTGGTTGGCCGACTTGGCGCGGGTGCGCGAAGAATCGGCGGTGCAAGCGCGGCGGGCGGCCGAGGCCCGCGACAGCGACACCACGCACACCGAGATTCAGGGCTGGCTGCGCGATCTGGGGCACGCGCTGGGTTTCGACGTGTGGATTGCGGCCAACGACCGCAGCCGCGTCTATGACGGTGCGGCGCTCGCGCACGGCTGTCTGGAACGGCTGCCAGCCGCGCTCGACGGCGCCGCCGGTGGGGTGCGCCTGATCGACGTGGTGTGGTTCGAGCGGGACGACGGCCATGCCGCGGCGGCGTTCGAGGTCGAGCATTCGACCTCAATCCACTCGGGCATCGTGCGCATGCTCGACCTCGCGCTTGGCAGCCCGATTGGCGAGCGGACCGCCTTGTTCCTGGTGGCGCCCGACGAGCGGCGCGATGAGGTGGCGCAGCAGTTGCGACGCCCTGCCTTCTCACGCGTGGCGTCGCTTGGCATCCGCTATCTACCCTATGGCGAGCTGTCGAAGCACCGCGAGTCGATGGCGCGTTTCGGCAGCGGCTTGAAGCCGGTGCTCGATGTGTCCGAACGGCTGTAG
- the fliE gene encoding flagellar hook-basal body complex protein FliE has protein sequence MDFSIKALDLTKPAAGIAPPGEKASATQGGNFKNAMLKALQATSALQTESGRLSKEFSLDNPTVSLEETMIAGVKSSIAFQTTLQVRNKVVQAYTDIMNMQV, from the coding sequence ATGGACTTCTCGATCAAGGCGCTCGATCTGACCAAGCCGGCCGCGGGCATTGCACCACCCGGCGAAAAGGCGTCCGCGACCCAAGGCGGCAACTTCAAGAACGCGATGCTTAAAGCCTTGCAGGCGACCAGCGCCCTGCAGACCGAATCGGGACGGTTGAGCAAGGAGTTCTCGCTCGACAATCCGACCGTCAGCCTCGAAGAGACCATGATCGCCGGCGTCAAGTCGAGCATTGCCTTCCAGACTACTCTGCAGGTGCGCAACAAAGTCGTTCAAGCCTACACGGACATCATGAACATGCAGGTGTGA
- a CDS encoding plastocyanin/azurin family copper-binding protein → MTPKSLRPLLLVPMLLAASVAMAAPGHGSSPVGEPGKAAQATRTVQVDMTDNMRFTPAEITVQQGETVRFVVKNSGAVKHELVLGTPQELKEHYEMMMKMPGMEHADDNMVAVAPGKTGEVVWRFTKAGKVDFACLQPGHYDAGMKGLVNVAQNGGAPKTPSQGGHKH, encoded by the coding sequence ATGACCCCGAAATCCCTTCGTCCGCTGCTGCTCGTCCCGATGCTGCTTGCAGCATCCGTGGCAATGGCAGCCCCCGGCCACGGTAGCAGCCCGGTCGGTGAGCCGGGCAAGGCCGCACAGGCCACCCGCACGGTGCAGGTAGACATGACCGACAACATGCGCTTCACGCCCGCTGAAATCACGGTACAGCAGGGCGAGACGGTACGCTTCGTCGTGAAGAACTCCGGCGCCGTCAAGCACGAACTGGTGCTCGGCACCCCGCAGGAACTGAAGGAGCACTACGAGATGATGATGAAGATGCCAGGCATGGAACATGCCGACGATAACATGGTCGCCGTGGCACCGGGCAAGACTGGCGAGGTCGTTTGGCGCTTCACCAAGGCAGGCAAAGTCGACTTTGCCTGTCTGCAGCCCGGCCATTACGATGCCGGCATGAAGGGCCTGGTCAACGTTGCGCAGAATGGCGGCGCGCCCAAGACCCCCAGCCAGGGCGGACACAAGCATTGA
- a CDS encoding copper-binding protein codes for MKTLRPFLVALAFAASVPFAISAHAQAMDHSKMGGMNMPGMKMDGMPASMTDGEVRKIDKEAKKITLRHGDIKNLDMPGMTMVFQVKDAALLDKVKAGDKVMFTAEKADGAIVVTAIETAK; via the coding sequence ATGAAGACTCTCAGACCTTTCCTCGTTGCCCTGGCCTTCGCCGCCTCGGTGCCGTTTGCCATCAGCGCTCACGCGCAGGCGATGGATCACAGCAAGATGGGCGGCATGAACATGCCCGGCATGAAGATGGACGGCATGCCCGCCTCGATGACCGACGGCGAAGTTCGCAAGATCGACAAGGAAGCGAAGAAGATCACCCTCAGGCACGGCGACATCAAGAACCTGGACATGCCCGGCATGACCATGGTCTTCCAGGTCAAGGACGCTGCACTGCTGGACAAGGTCAAGGCCGGCGACAAAGTGATGTTCACGGCAGAAAAGGCCGACGGCGCGATCGTTGTCACCGCGATCGAAACTGCGAAGTAA
- a CDS encoding heavy metal response regulator transcription factor, which produces MKILVVEDERRAADYLRQGLTESGYAVDVARNGADGLHAAMTGDHDLVILDVMLPGVDGFAVLSAVRTAKQMPVLMLTARGQTDDKVRGFDLGADDYLVKPFQFPELLARIRALLKRGRPEQVDLVQRIADLEVDPIRHRAVRAGHRIELTAKEFALLALLVQRTGEVLSRTEIASLVWDIHFDSETNVVDVAIRRLRAKVDEPFKTRLIHTVRGVGYVLEERPEA; this is translated from the coding sequence ATGAAGATCCTTGTGGTTGAAGACGAACGGCGCGCTGCGGACTACCTGCGGCAAGGGCTGACCGAGAGCGGCTATGCCGTCGATGTAGCGCGGAACGGTGCTGATGGCCTCCACGCGGCGATGACGGGTGACCACGACCTGGTCATCCTCGACGTGATGCTGCCCGGCGTGGACGGTTTCGCGGTTCTGTCCGCGGTGCGCACGGCCAAGCAGATGCCGGTTCTGATGCTCACCGCCCGTGGACAGACGGATGACAAGGTGCGTGGCTTCGACCTCGGTGCCGACGACTACCTGGTCAAGCCCTTCCAGTTCCCCGAGTTGCTGGCCCGGATAAGGGCACTGCTCAAGCGCGGTAGGCCGGAGCAAGTCGATCTCGTACAGCGCATCGCCGACCTTGAAGTCGACCCGATTCGCCACCGCGCCGTTCGTGCAGGCCATCGCATCGAACTCACGGCCAAGGAGTTTGCGCTGCTCGCGCTGCTCGTGCAGCGCACAGGCGAGGTGCTGTCGCGCACCGAGATCGCGTCTCTCGTCTGGGACATCCATTTCGATTCCGAGACGAACGTCGTAGACGTGGCGATCCGGCGCCTGCGTGCCAAAGTGGATGAGCCATTCAAGACCAGGCTGATCCACACGGTGCGTGGTGTCGGTTATGTGCTCGAAGAGCGCCCGGAAGCATGA
- a CDS encoding class I SAM-dependent methyltransferase — protein MSDKTHWDRVYQNQSAEDVSWFQPHAQQSLDLIGRICNGQSSRVIDVGGGASTLVDDLLDRRTFQVSVLDLSSAALDVAKRRLGARSRSVQWLVGDITNVALPEQSFDIWHDRAVFHFLTERSQREAYVAQVRRAVRPGGHVIVAAFGPDGPLRCSGLPVVRFAPRGAARGVRRCLRVARPPQRIACDAERRRAEVRVLPLPGALSEVACLPRSRSSSTIGNPTPTQPTAAGFCGPSG, from the coding sequence ATGAGCGACAAGACCCACTGGGATCGCGTCTACCAAAACCAGTCTGCAGAAGATGTGAGCTGGTTCCAGCCCCACGCGCAGCAGTCGCTCGACCTGATCGGCCGCATCTGCAACGGGCAATCCAGCCGCGTGATCGATGTCGGCGGCGGTGCCTCCACCTTGGTCGACGACCTGCTGGACCGCAGGACATTCCAGGTCAGCGTCCTGGACCTTTCGTCGGCGGCGCTCGACGTCGCCAAGCGCCGGCTGGGTGCACGCTCGCGCAGCGTTCAATGGCTGGTCGGCGACATTACCAACGTCGCGTTGCCGGAGCAATCGTTCGACATCTGGCACGACCGCGCGGTGTTCCACTTCCTCACCGAGCGTTCACAACGCGAAGCCTATGTTGCGCAGGTGCGCCGAGCGGTCCGACCGGGTGGCCACGTCATCGTCGCCGCGTTCGGTCCGGACGGACCCCTGCGCTGCAGCGGCCTGCCCGTCGTGCGCTTCGCCCCCCGAGGCGCTGCACGCGGAGTTCGGCGGTGCCTTCGAGTTGCTCGACCACCTCAGCGAATCGCATGTGACGCCGAGCGGCGCCGTGCAGAAGTTCGTGTATTGCCACTGCCTGGTGCATTGAGCGAGGTCGCATGCCTGCCGCGCTCGAGGTCCTCATCGACCATTGGAAATCCGACCCCCACGCAACCTACCGCAGCTGGTTTCTGTGGCCCGAGCGGCTGA
- a CDS encoding heavy metal sensor histidine kinase, with protein MTIAAWQLRLAEAPLAVRFALAVGVFGVVVAGAAAGLGYWGLSRQLDARLDAELAGKQSLLQHVLSEIPSVEQIPANGHRFGDLLIGHKGLHLAVVDPRTDHLLATFSATAAESLSRIKDAVSTATLRWQGPDKKRYVSVSGPAAVGDGQAVRVVLSLDLDEDQQLKSGIVGATLLTLPVLLALVVLGTWVVARTSLAPLNRLTSVASHVTTHNLRQRIEPRGLPAELRMLALGLNAMLDRIDAGVHRLSEFSADLAHEMRTPVATLLGRTQVALSQSRSIDDLREVLAGNVEELDRLTRLIADMLFLARAEEGDLASTRADVDLAGEAAKVAEFLSVVADERDVRVEVTGSATVRADQLLVERAITNLLTNAIRHADAHSTVTINTRMNGDSVVVDVSNGGPGIPAHQLTCIFDRFVRLDTGRDRSGGAGTGLGLAIVKSIMRLHGGDVEVTSELNGTTTFSLVFPLQSRAGTG; from the coding sequence ATGACCATCGCCGCCTGGCAATTGCGACTCGCCGAGGCGCCGCTCGCTGTGCGCTTCGCGCTGGCTGTTGGAGTGTTCGGCGTGGTCGTTGCGGGCGCAGCTGCAGGCCTGGGTTACTGGGGTCTGTCGCGTCAACTGGACGCCCGTCTGGACGCTGAACTGGCGGGCAAACAAAGCTTGCTGCAGCATGTTCTGTCCGAGATTCCGAGCGTAGAGCAGATTCCTGCGAACGGACATCGGTTTGGGGATCTGCTGATCGGGCACAAGGGCCTTCACCTTGCGGTCGTCGATCCCCGCACGGACCACCTGCTGGCAACCTTTTCGGCGACCGCCGCGGAGTCCTTGTCCCGAATAAAGGATGCTGTGAGCACCGCGACGCTTCGTTGGCAAGGCCCCGACAAAAAGCGCTACGTGTCTGTTTCCGGTCCTGCCGCGGTTGGCGACGGGCAGGCAGTTCGGGTCGTGTTGTCGCTGGACTTGGATGAAGATCAACAACTCAAGAGCGGAATCGTCGGCGCTACATTGCTGACGTTGCCAGTGCTGCTGGCCCTGGTCGTGCTCGGCACCTGGGTAGTCGCCCGGACCAGCCTAGCCCCCTTGAACCGGCTGACCTCCGTCGCCTCTCACGTCACGACGCACAACCTCCGGCAACGCATCGAACCGCGGGGTCTGCCGGCAGAACTCAGGATGCTGGCGCTTGGCCTCAATGCCATGCTCGACCGAATCGATGCGGGTGTGCATCGCCTATCGGAGTTTTCTGCCGACCTGGCGCACGAGATGCGCACGCCCGTGGCCACCTTGCTTGGTCGCACGCAAGTCGCGCTGTCGCAATCGCGTTCGATCGACGACTTGCGTGAAGTGCTGGCCGGCAACGTCGAAGAACTGGACAGGCTGACGCGGTTGATTGCCGACATGCTGTTCCTGGCGCGCGCCGAAGAAGGGGATCTGGCGTCTACGCGCGCGGATGTTGACTTGGCAGGCGAGGCCGCCAAGGTGGCCGAGTTCCTGTCCGTCGTGGCCGACGAGAGAGACGTCCGAGTGGAAGTGACCGGCAGCGCGACTGTCCGAGCCGATCAACTCCTGGTGGAGCGGGCGATCACCAATCTACTGACAAACGCGATACGACACGCTGACGCGCACAGTACCGTGACCATCAATACCCGAATGAACGGTGATAGCGTCGTCGTCGATGTGTCGAACGGTGGCCCGGGCATTCCAGCGCACCAGCTCACGTGCATATTCGACCGCTTTGTTAGGCTGGACACTGGGCGCGACCGAAGCGGGGGGGCCGGCACTGGGCTGGGCTTGGCGATCGTCAAGTCAATCATGCGCCTCCATGGCGGGGACGTCGAAGTCACAAGCGAGCTGAACGGGACGACGACCTTCTCACTTGTGTTCCCTCTTCAATCCAGGGCAGGCACTGGCTGA
- a CDS encoding copper resistance system multicopper oxidase, protein MTIDHQRRRFSIGVGLATCGVAAGGFAAQRAAAQAPDGRPASGAPPMLSGTEFDLSIGTTAVNFTGAQRTAITVNGSLPAPVLRWKQGTTVTMRVTNTLAEATSIHWHGLLLPFRMDGVPGISFDGIRPGETFVYRFPVVQSGTYWYHSHSAFQEQLGLYGPIVIDPEGANPVTSDREHVMFLSDWTDETPERLFAKLKIQSDYYNFQVPTVGDFMRDMSQMGWKAAWARRKEWNQMRMSPTDTVDVSSAAYTYLVNGHPPTSNWTAIARPGERVRLRFVNGSASSIFDVRIPGLPMTVVATDGQDVQPVTVDEFRISTAETYDVIVQLPEERAYTVFVQSIDRMGYARATLAPHAGLQAEVPPLDPRTWLTMADMGMGGMKMDAGMPGMSDMQGGGKQGMQGMQGMGGGSVRSADKAASTAAAPDSGAGAGHDMSSMPGMRGMPAPGGHRMDGMQEKNLAPAAAASAASASKQAAARAGHDMSSMPGMQGGSMQGMQGMQGSDMGAMKMEQPSVAIDNRAMNPGPSVNDPGPRLRDNGRRVLVYADLHTVGGPIDPRPPGREIVLRLTGNMRRFIWGFDGKKYSEAEPIRLRFGERVRITLINDTMMSHPIHLHGMWSEVEDADGQFLVRKHTVNVNPGSRLSYRVSVDAPGQWAFHCHLLYHMESGMFRKVVVE, encoded by the coding sequence ATGACGATCGACCATCAACGGCGCCGCTTCTCGATCGGAGTGGGCCTTGCGACCTGCGGGGTGGCCGCGGGCGGGTTCGCTGCACAACGCGCTGCGGCCCAAGCGCCTGATGGCCGGCCCGCGAGCGGCGCCCCGCCCATGCTCTCGGGCACCGAGTTCGACCTGAGCATTGGGACCACTGCTGTCAACTTTACCGGTGCCCAACGCACAGCGATCACGGTCAACGGCTCGTTGCCTGCGCCGGTGCTGCGCTGGAAGCAGGGCACCACGGTGACGATGCGTGTCACCAACACGCTGGCTGAGGCGACGTCGATTCATTGGCATGGCCTGCTGCTGCCGTTCCGCATGGATGGCGTGCCGGGCATCAGCTTCGATGGCATCCGGCCTGGGGAGACCTTTGTCTACCGCTTTCCGGTGGTGCAGAGCGGTACCTACTGGTATCACAGCCACAGCGCGTTTCAGGAGCAGCTCGGGCTGTACGGGCCTATCGTCATCGACCCCGAAGGCGCTAACCCGGTGACAAGTGACCGCGAGCATGTGATGTTTCTGAGTGACTGGACGGACGAGACGCCGGAGCGGCTGTTCGCGAAGCTGAAGATCCAGTCCGATTACTACAACTTCCAGGTGCCGACAGTCGGCGACTTCATGCGCGACATGTCGCAGATGGGCTGGAAAGCGGCATGGGCTCGGCGCAAGGAATGGAACCAGATGCGGATGAGCCCGACCGACACCGTCGATGTGTCATCGGCAGCCTACACCTACCTCGTCAACGGCCATCCGCCGACATCAAATTGGACCGCCATTGCGCGCCCCGGCGAGCGCGTGCGGTTGCGTTTCGTCAACGGCTCGGCGTCGAGCATCTTCGACGTGCGCATCCCCGGGCTGCCGATGACGGTCGTGGCCACCGACGGACAGGACGTTCAGCCGGTGACGGTGGACGAGTTCCGCATCTCGACCGCCGAAACCTATGACGTGATCGTGCAACTGCCCGAGGAGCGCGCGTACACGGTCTTCGTGCAGTCGATCGACCGCATGGGCTATGCGCGGGCCACGCTCGCGCCTCACGCCGGCCTGCAGGCCGAGGTGCCGCCGCTGGACCCACGCACCTGGCTGACGATGGCCGACATGGGCATGGGCGGCATGAAGATGGACGCCGGCATGCCGGGCATGAGCGACATGCAAGGCGGCGGGAAGCAGGGTATGCAAGGCATGCAGGGCATGGGCGGCGGCTCCGTCCGCAGCGCTGACAAGGCAGCTTCCACTGCGGCTGCGCCCGACTCCGGCGCTGGTGCCGGGCACGACATGTCGTCGATGCCTGGCATGCGGGGCATGCCGGCGCCAGGCGGGCATCGCATGGACGGCATGCAGGAAAAGAACCTCGCCCCTGCCGCTGCGGCTTCTGCTGCTTCCGCGTCAAAGCAGGCAGCGGCGCGCGCGGGACACGACATGTCGTCTATGCCCGGTATGCAAGGCGGCAGCATGCAGGGCATGCAGGGCATGCAAGGCAGCGACATGGGTGCGATGAAAATGGAGCAGCCCAGCGTCGCCATCGACAACCGCGCGATGAACCCCGGGCCTTCAGTCAACGACCCAGGCCCGCGGCTGCGCGACAACGGCCGCCGCGTGCTGGTCTACGCCGACCTGCACACCGTCGGCGGGCCGATCGATCCGCGGCCACCAGGGCGCGAGATCGTGCTTCGCCTGACCGGCAACATGCGCCGCTTCATCTGGGGATTCGACGGCAAGAAGTACTCGGAGGCCGAGCCGATCCGGCTGCGTTTCGGCGAGCGCGTGCGCATCACGCTGATCAACGACACCATGATGTCGCACCCGATCCACCTGCACGGCATGTGGAGCGAGGTCGAGGACGCCGACGGCCAATTCCTGGTGCGCAAGCACACCGTCAACGTCAACCCGGGCAGCCGCTTGAGCTACCGCGTGAGCGTCGATGCGCCCGGCCAGTGGGCATTCCACTGCCATCTGCTCTATCACATGGAGTCCGGCATGTTCAGGAAGGTGGTGGTCGAATGA
- a CDS encoding CopK family periplasmic copper-binding protein: MKLNLIAIALTAALAGAALPTFARDALQQSAPQAVSLKDGSTVYIFKDGKMAREDKLGQPRVFKKNEVLETADGRKLTPVGNEVARLDSLLRDGHGN, translated from the coding sequence ATGAAACTCAATCTCATCGCAATCGCCCTGACCGCCGCGCTCGCTGGAGCGGCGCTCCCCACTTTCGCCCGCGACGCGCTGCAGCAGTCCGCACCGCAAGCCGTCAGCCTCAAGGACGGGTCGACCGTGTACATCTTCAAGGACGGCAAGATGGCGCGAGAGGACAAGCTCGGCCAGCCGCGGGTCTTCAAGAAGAACGAAGTACTGGAAACCGCAGACGGCCGCAAGCTGACGCCCGTCGGCAACGAGGTGGCGCGCCTGGACAGCCTGCTGCGGGACGGCCACGGGAATTGA